A single window of Oerskovia paurometabola DNA harbors:
- the yicI gene encoding alpha-xylosidase, with amino-acid sequence MKFTDGYWQVRDGFSPLHPAQVDDVRADPAAGTMTVYAPTAVIRRRGDTLNRPLLTVTYSSPAPGVIGVRIEHLSGGARRGPHFELRREEGFRPEISVDAAAGVLRSGPLAVRVHRDGGWRVDVEQDGQVVTSSLHKAVGAVQADAVHGGSHFVHEQLSLAPGEQLYGLGERFGPFVKNGQAVDVWNADGGTSSEQAYKNVPFYVSSRGYGVFVDHPELVSFEVASEINTRAQFSVEGQALQYYLVAGPTPKEVLTRYTALTGRPARVPGWSFGLWLTTSFTTSYDEQTVSGFIDGMAERDLPLSVFHFDCFWMREYQWVDFEWDPRTFPDPEGMLSRLKDKGLKICVWINPYVAQRSPLFEEAREAGFLLRTTDGGVWQWDKWQAGMGLVDFTNPEATEWYLGKLKGLLDQGVDCFKTDFGERIPVDDVVWSDGSDPAKMHNYYAQLYNEAVFRLLERERGEGDAVLFARSATAGGQQLPVHWGGDCDSTYASMAESLRGGLSLAMSGFGYWSHDIGGFEGVPDPGVFKRWLAFGLLSSHSRLHGSDSVRVPWAFDEEAVDVTRRFTRLKLSLMPYLAGVAEEAHRDGISMMRPMVLEFPGDRGGFGVDTQYMLGGSLLVAPVFTAEGDVEYYVPEGRWTNLLDGTTVSGPRWVSERHGFDSLPLLVRPGTVLPVGARTDRPDYEWADGVTLRLFELPDGHDSTTTVPSETGTATTFRTVREGSRITVTSDDARAPWAVQLGDRVVRAQGVGSVELSV; translated from the coding sequence ATGAAGTTCACCGACGGCTACTGGCAGGTCCGTGACGGCTTCTCGCCGCTCCACCCGGCCCAGGTCGACGACGTCCGCGCCGACCCTGCGGCGGGCACCATGACGGTATACGCCCCGACGGCCGTGATCCGGCGGCGCGGCGACACGCTCAACCGGCCGCTCCTGACGGTCACCTACTCGTCGCCTGCGCCGGGGGTGATCGGCGTGCGGATCGAGCACCTGAGCGGCGGGGCGCGGCGCGGTCCGCACTTCGAGCTCCGCCGCGAGGAGGGCTTCCGGCCCGAGATCTCGGTCGACGCCGCCGCGGGCGTGCTGCGCTCGGGGCCGCTCGCGGTGCGGGTGCACCGCGACGGTGGCTGGCGCGTCGACGTCGAGCAGGACGGGCAGGTCGTGACGTCGAGCCTGCACAAGGCCGTGGGCGCGGTCCAGGCCGATGCCGTGCACGGGGGTTCGCACTTCGTGCACGAGCAGCTGAGCCTCGCGCCGGGCGAGCAGCTGTACGGGCTGGGGGAGCGGTTCGGGCCGTTCGTCAAGAACGGGCAGGCGGTCGACGTCTGGAACGCCGACGGCGGGACGTCGAGCGAGCAGGCGTACAAGAACGTGCCGTTCTACGTGAGCAGCCGCGGGTACGGCGTGTTCGTCGACCACCCGGAGCTCGTGTCGTTCGAGGTGGCCTCGGAGATCAACACGCGTGCCCAGTTCTCGGTCGAGGGGCAGGCGCTCCAGTACTACCTGGTCGCGGGGCCCACGCCCAAGGAGGTCCTGACGCGGTACACCGCGCTGACGGGGCGCCCCGCGCGGGTCCCGGGCTGGTCGTTCGGGCTGTGGCTTACGACGTCCTTCACGACGAGCTACGACGAGCAGACCGTGAGCGGGTTCATCGACGGGATGGCCGAGCGGGACCTGCCGCTGTCCGTCTTCCACTTCGACTGCTTCTGGATGCGCGAGTACCAGTGGGTCGACTTCGAGTGGGACCCCCGCACGTTCCCCGACCCCGAGGGCATGCTGAGCCGGCTCAAGGACAAGGGCCTCAAGATCTGCGTGTGGATCAACCCGTACGTCGCGCAGCGCTCGCCGCTTTTCGAGGAGGCGCGCGAGGCCGGGTTCCTGCTGCGCACGACCGACGGCGGCGTGTGGCAGTGGGACAAGTGGCAGGCGGGCATGGGTCTGGTCGACTTCACGAACCCCGAGGCGACCGAGTGGTACCTGGGCAAGCTCAAGGGCCTGCTGGACCAGGGGGTCGACTGCTTCAAGACCGACTTCGGGGAGCGCATCCCGGTCGACGACGTGGTGTGGTCGGACGGGTCGGACCCGGCCAAGATGCACAACTACTACGCGCAGCTCTACAACGAGGCGGTCTTCCGGCTCCTCGAGCGCGAGCGCGGCGAGGGGGACGCGGTCCTGTTCGCGCGGTCGGCGACCGCGGGCGGTCAGCAGCTCCCGGTGCACTGGGGCGGTGACTGCGACTCGACGTACGCGTCGATGGCCGAGTCGCTGCGCGGCGGGCTGTCGCTCGCGATGTCCGGCTTCGGGTACTGGAGCCACGACATCGGGGGCTTCGAAGGGGTCCCGGACCCGGGGGTCTTCAAGCGGTGGCTCGCGTTCGGGCTCCTGTCCTCGCACAGCCGGCTGCACGGCTCGGACTCGGTCCGCGTGCCGTGGGCGTTCGACGAGGAGGCGGTCGACGTCACCCGGCGGTTCACGCGGCTCAAGCTCTCGCTCATGCCGTACCTGGCGGGGGTCGCGGAGGAGGCGCACCGGGACGGGATCTCGATGATGCGGCCCATGGTGCTCGAGTTCCCGGGTGACCGCGGGGGCTTCGGGGTCGACACCCAGTACATGCTGGGCGGCTCGCTGCTCGTGGCGCCGGTCTTCACGGCCGAGGGCGACGTCGAGTACTACGTCCCGGAGGGTCGCTGGACGAACCTGCTCGACGGGACCACGGTCTCGGGACCGCGGTGGGTGTCGGAGCGGCACGGCTTCGACTCGCTGCCGCTCCTGGTCCGCCCGGGCACGGTGCTGCCGGTCGGCGCGCGCACCGACCGGCCCGACTACGAGTGGGCCGACGGCGTGACCCTGCGCCTGTTCGAGCTGCCCGACGGTCATGACTCGACGACCACGGTCCCGTCCGAGACGGGCACGGCCACGACCTTCCGCACCGTGCGCGAGGGGTCGCGGATCACGGTCACCTCCGACGACGCCCGCGCGCCGTGGGCCGTGCAGCTCGGCGACCGGGTGGTCCGGGCGCAGGGCGTGGGCAGCGTCGAACTGTCCGTCTGA
- a CDS encoding carbohydrate ABC transporter permease, producing MATDTLSPSVEKSTGDQVLRATRPDQRHRRGIGRWFVLAAAALFALLMLAPFVIMLLNAFKSPAEYSQDGPLSWPTHLYFDGVVAFWERVDFPQKLLNSIWISAAVAIGGTLLSLLNAYAIGVGRVKGRLWIIMLFLLANMLPQEALVYPLFTMAQQVGLSNSQWSVIIIFTVIQSAFGTYLLSSVLGTFPPALLEAAALDGATRWQILWKIVFPVVRPTLSVLMIFFFIWTWNEFFIPLVMLTTNATQTIPIALASLQGDRMMDATTTNAGALVSLVPAVIFFLIFQRTLTRGVTAGAVK from the coding sequence ATGGCCACCGACACGTTGTCCCCGTCCGTCGAGAAGTCCACCGGGGACCAGGTCCTGCGGGCCACCCGGCCCGACCAGCGGCACCGGCGGGGGATCGGGCGATGGTTCGTGCTCGCCGCGGCCGCCCTGTTCGCGCTCCTGATGCTCGCCCCGTTCGTCATCATGCTCCTCAACGCGTTCAAGTCGCCCGCGGAGTACTCGCAGGACGGGCCGCTGAGCTGGCCGACGCACCTGTACTTCGACGGCGTGGTGGCGTTCTGGGAGCGGGTCGACTTCCCGCAGAAGCTGCTCAACTCGATCTGGATCTCGGCCGCCGTGGCGATCGGGGGCACGCTGCTCTCGCTGCTCAACGCCTACGCGATCGGCGTCGGGAGGGTCAAGGGTCGCCTGTGGATCATCATGCTGTTCCTGCTCGCGAACATGCTGCCGCAAGAGGCCCTGGTCTACCCGCTGTTCACCATGGCGCAGCAGGTCGGCCTGTCGAACTCCCAGTGGTCCGTGATCATCATCTTCACGGTCATCCAGTCGGCGTTCGGCACGTACCTCCTGTCGTCGGTGCTGGGCACGTTCCCGCCCGCGCTGCTCGAGGCCGCGGCGCTCGACGGCGCCACGCGCTGGCAGATCCTGTGGAAGATCGTCTTCCCGGTCGTGCGCCCGACGCTCTCGGTCCTGATGATCTTCTTCTTCATCTGGACCTGGAACGAGTTCTTCATCCCGCTGGTCATGCTGACGACCAACGCGACGCAGACGATCCCGATCGCGCTGGCCTCGCTCCAGGGCGACCGGATGATGGACGCCACGACGACCAACGCGGGCGCGCTGGTCTCGCTCGTCCCCGCCGTCATCTTCTTCCTGATCTTCCAGCGCACCCTGACGCGAGGCGTCACGGCCGGCGCCGTGAAGTGA
- a CDS encoding carbohydrate ABC transporter permease, which yields MSTVKTPTPTVERARAARSRRSRPRWVGYLPYLIPGAVAFTVVILIPFATNVYYSLFKWKGGMAPKKFVGLDNYAALMADEQFWTSFRNSVAMILAMVVVPTIIGLVLAAVLFDYLGRRFGGGVAAFLRATYYLPQILPVAVAGVLWNWILNSQTGALNVVLRSIGFENPPNWLGSTTTALPTVMAVLVWVQIGYPVVIFMSALQRVDPELYEAAELDGAGWWRRFGAITMPQIRPETFVVVLTCTVAALKVFGPIYVLTRGGPESSTLVPSYYSYLNFFDKSKVGYGAAVATVLTLVIVVVALVILALQSRAERREEGGR from the coding sequence ATGAGCACTGTCAAGACGCCGACCCCGACGGTCGAGCGAGCACGGGCCGCGCGCTCGCGGCGCAGCAGACCCCGCTGGGTGGGTTACCTGCCCTACCTGATCCCGGGAGCGGTCGCCTTCACGGTGGTCATCCTGATCCCGTTCGCCACGAACGTGTACTACAGCCTCTTCAAGTGGAAGGGCGGCATGGCCCCGAAGAAGTTCGTGGGGCTCGACAACTACGCCGCCCTGATGGCCGACGAGCAGTTCTGGACCTCGTTCCGGAACTCGGTCGCGATGATCCTCGCGATGGTCGTGGTCCCGACGATCATCGGGCTCGTGCTGGCGGCCGTCCTGTTCGACTACCTCGGCCGCCGGTTCGGCGGCGGCGTCGCGGCCTTCCTGCGCGCCACCTACTACCTGCCGCAGATCCTGCCGGTCGCGGTCGCGGGCGTGCTGTGGAACTGGATCCTCAACTCCCAGACCGGCGCGCTCAACGTGGTCCTGCGCTCGATCGGGTTCGAGAACCCGCCCAACTGGCTCGGGTCCACGACCACGGCGCTGCCCACGGTCATGGCCGTCCTGGTCTGGGTCCAGATCGGCTACCCGGTCGTGATCTTCATGTCGGCGCTCCAGCGGGTCGACCCCGAGCTGTACGAGGCGGCCGAGCTCGACGGCGCAGGGTGGTGGCGCCGGTTCGGCGCGATCACGATGCCGCAGATCCGCCCCGAGACGTTCGTGGTGGTCCTGACCTGCACGGTCGCGGCGCTCAAGGTCTTCGGCCCGATCTACGTGCTGACCCGTGGCGGCCCCGAGAGCTCGACGCTCGTGCCCAGCTACTACTCGTACCTCAACTTCTTCGACAAGTCGAAGGTCGGCTACGGCGCTGCCGTGGCCACCGTCCTGACCCTGGTGATCGTCGTGGTCGCCCTCGTCATCCTCGCCCTGCAGTCCCGCGCCGAGCGCCGTGAAGAAGGAGGCCGCTGA
- a CDS encoding ABC transporter substrate-binding protein: MLRTRKPLVAALVALPLALAGCAGGGSGGGDSDDKTLTIWHYESETSAMGQAWAKAIEIFEDENPDVTVDVQKQTFEQIQKNAKIVLTGDDVPDVMEYNKGNATAGQLASQGLLTPLTDAAEERGWDTTLSGSLQTTATYDENGLMGSGDWYGVPNYGEFVGVYYNKDMFAQYGVQVPTTLAELETAMATFQAAGVTPLAEAGAEYPLGQLWYELVLANADQDFVDAYQLFDGDVDFQGPEMTKATETLADWIDKGYIASDSAALTAEDMGVSFINGTYPMMVSGSWWFGRIVDEMDADWGQFNFPGNTLQVGSSGNLWVVPTNADSKSLAEEFIDITLRPEVQNILGEAGGLPVAGDVSAITDERTQALTQNFNDILAADGLAFYPDWPVAGYYDVLVSQLQSLVNKSKTPAEVLDGLSGPYEEGKADLLEG; this comes from the coding sequence ATGTTGCGTACACGGAAGCCTCTTGTCGCTGCCCTGGTAGCGCTCCCACTCGCCCTGGCGGGCTGCGCGGGAGGAGGGAGCGGCGGAGGGGACTCCGACGACAAGACCCTCACGATCTGGCACTACGAGTCGGAGACGTCGGCCATGGGCCAGGCATGGGCCAAGGCGATCGAGATCTTCGAGGACGAGAACCCCGACGTCACGGTCGACGTCCAGAAGCAGACGTTCGAGCAGATCCAGAAGAACGCGAAGATCGTGCTGACCGGCGACGACGTTCCCGACGTCATGGAGTACAACAAGGGGAACGCGACCGCAGGCCAGCTCGCGTCGCAGGGCCTGCTGACGCCCCTGACCGACGCGGCCGAGGAGCGTGGCTGGGACACCACCCTCAGCGGGTCGCTCCAGACCACCGCGACCTACGACGAGAACGGCCTCATGGGGTCGGGCGACTGGTACGGGGTGCCGAACTACGGCGAGTTCGTGGGCGTCTACTACAACAAGGACATGTTCGCGCAGTACGGCGTCCAGGTCCCGACCACGCTCGCCGAGCTCGAGACCGCGATGGCGACCTTCCAGGCCGCCGGGGTCACGCCGCTCGCCGAGGCCGGCGCCGAGTACCCGCTCGGCCAGCTCTGGTACGAGCTCGTCCTCGCGAACGCCGACCAGGACTTCGTCGACGCCTACCAGCTGTTCGACGGTGACGTCGACTTCCAGGGCCCGGAGATGACCAAGGCCACCGAGACCCTCGCCGACTGGATCGACAAGGGCTACATCGCCTCCGACTCCGCCGCTCTCACGGCCGAGGACATGGGCGTCTCGTTCATCAACGGCACCTACCCGATGATGGTCTCCGGCTCGTGGTGGTTCGGGCGCATCGTCGACGAGATGGACGCCGACTGGGGCCAGTTCAACTTCCCGGGCAACACGCTGCAGGTGGGCTCGTCGGGCAACCTGTGGGTCGTCCCGACCAACGCCGACTCGAAGTCCCTCGCCGAGGAGTTCATCGACATCACGCTGCGTCCCGAGGTGCAGAACATCCTGGGCGAGGCGGGCGGGCTCCCCGTCGCGGGTGACGTCTCGGCCATCACGGACGAGCGCACCCAGGCCCTCACCCAGAACTTCAACGACATCCTGGCCGCCGACGGCCTCGCGTTCTACCCCGACTGGCCCGTCGCGGGCTACTACGACGTGCTCGTGAGCCAGCTCCAGTCGCTCGTCAACAAGTCCAAGACTCCTGCCGAGGTCCTCGACGGCCTGTCCGGCCCGTACGAGGAGGGCAAGGCGGACCTGCTCGAGGGCTGA
- a CDS encoding LacI family DNA-binding transcriptional regulator — translation MVTMQDVAARANVSLSTVSYALNGTRKISDETRARIEAAMTDLGYHRNAMARGLASRRSHVLALIFPATETGIGGTVSEFVTSAAAAAREAGYHLVLWPFAAHEATEIRDLTQQGMADGVLLMEVRLDDPRVEVLHEAGVPYTMIGRTRELEGRPYVDIDFAATTEAAVDHLFALGHRRIAFINHSAESAAAGYGPTLRADEGFAAAMARRGLAGRSLLCDETAEAGRAAVGELLEQDPSLTALVTMNEIATFGVMSGLQARGLAVPADVSVLGIVSSPGVGAMSTPPLTTMHAPGAALGRLGVQSLVARIDDAGRSHAPVLVTCDLEAGASVGPAPVRGT, via the coding sequence ATGGTGACCATGCAGGACGTGGCCGCACGGGCGAACGTGTCGCTCAGCACGGTGTCGTACGCGCTCAACGGGACGCGCAAGATCTCCGACGAGACGCGTGCCCGGATCGAGGCGGCCATGACGGACCTCGGGTATCACCGCAACGCCATGGCTCGGGGGCTCGCCTCACGTCGGAGCCACGTCCTCGCCCTGATCTTCCCCGCGACCGAGACCGGCATCGGCGGGACCGTCTCGGAGTTCGTCACGAGCGCGGCGGCCGCCGCCCGCGAGGCGGGGTACCACCTGGTGCTCTGGCCGTTCGCGGCGCACGAGGCCACCGAGATCCGCGACCTGACCCAGCAGGGCATGGCCGACGGCGTCCTGCTCATGGAGGTCCGGCTCGACGACCCCCGCGTCGAGGTGCTCCACGAGGCAGGCGTGCCCTACACGATGATCGGTCGCACCCGGGAGCTCGAGGGGCGTCCGTACGTCGACATCGACTTCGCCGCGACGACCGAGGCGGCCGTCGACCACCTGTTCGCGCTGGGCCACCGCCGGATCGCTTTCATCAACCACTCGGCCGAGAGCGCCGCGGCGGGCTACGGCCCGACCCTGCGTGCGGACGAGGGGTTCGCCGCGGCCATGGCGCGCCGCGGGCTCGCGGGGCGCAGCCTCCTGTGCGACGAGACGGCCGAGGCCGGACGCGCCGCGGTCGGCGAGCTGCTCGAGCAGGACCCGTCGCTCACCGCGCTCGTCACGATGAACGAGATCGCGACGTTCGGGGTCATGTCGGGCCTGCAGGCGCGTGGGCTCGCGGTCCCCGCCGACGTCTCGGTGCTCGGCATCGTCAGCTCGCCCGGTGTCGGCGCGATGAGCACGCCCCCCTTGACCACCATGCACGCACCGGGCGCAGCGCTCGGGCGGCTCGGTGTGCAGTCCCTGGTCGCACGGATCGACGACGCGGGCAGGTCGCACGCGCCCGTCCTCGTCACGTGCGACCTCGAGGCCGGCGCGAGCGTCGGCCCCGCCCCTGTCCGGGGGACCTGA
- a CDS encoding N-acetylglucosamine-6-phosphate deacetylase — MTSNPAPLSSASTPASSSGEAPPAGRTALRGRVVTPQEVLEDGVVVLDGPVIAWVGERRDAAAAGYAAEVEAAAEPAEGQVVLPGLVELHNHGGGGASFPDAQDAQEALVAVREHRRHGTTSLVASLVTAERETLLRRVATLADLGDAGEIAGIHLEGPFLSEVRCGAQNPHDMLAGDPELVRAIAEAGRGHVRTMTFAPEVPGNTGPGGVVEALVEVGAVPSVGHTDASSEQTDAAIAEGVTALAARRAALVAAGEPVGPAPRVTATHLFNGMRPLHHRAPGPIASCLAAAARGDLVVELVADGTHLAAGTVRSVFELVGPDAIVLVTDAMAAAGMADGTYQLGPMAVTVADGVARLDDGTPEGSIAGGTFHLLDVVRTTVGFGIPLVDAIKAASLTPAGVLGRADIGALEAGRRADVLVADAGLHPVVVWRGGALVTD, encoded by the coding sequence ATGACGTCGAACCCCGCCCCGCTGTCGTCCGCCTCCACGCCTGCGTCCTCGTCGGGGGAGGCGCCGCCCGCCGGACGGACCGCCCTGAGGGGCCGGGTCGTGACCCCGCAGGAGGTCCTCGAGGACGGCGTGGTGGTCCTCGACGGTCCGGTGATCGCGTGGGTCGGTGAGCGCAGGGACGCCGCAGCGGCCGGGTACGCGGCCGAGGTCGAGGCGGCGGCCGAGCCCGCCGAGGGGCAGGTCGTCCTGCCGGGCCTCGTCGAGCTGCACAACCACGGCGGTGGCGGCGCGAGCTTCCCCGACGCGCAGGACGCGCAGGAGGCCCTCGTCGCGGTCCGCGAGCACCGCCGCCACGGGACCACGAGCCTGGTCGCGTCGCTCGTGACCGCCGAGCGCGAGACCCTGCTGCGCCGGGTCGCGACGCTCGCGGACCTCGGGGACGCGGGCGAGATCGCGGGCATCCACCTGGAGGGACCGTTCCTGTCCGAGGTGCGCTGCGGCGCGCAGAACCCCCACGACATGCTCGCGGGAGACCCCGAGCTGGTCCGGGCGATCGCCGAGGCCGGGCGCGGGCACGTCCGCACCATGACCTTCGCTCCCGAGGTGCCGGGCAACACGGGGCCCGGCGGCGTCGTGGAGGCCCTGGTCGAGGTCGGGGCGGTTCCCTCGGTCGGGCACACCGACGCGTCGTCGGAGCAGACCGACGCCGCGATCGCCGAGGGGGTCACGGCGCTCGCTGCGCGTCGGGCCGCCCTCGTCGCGGCGGGGGAGCCGGTGGGTCCTGCGCCCCGCGTGACCGCGACGCATCTCTTCAACGGCATGCGCCCGCTGCACCACCGCGCCCCCGGACCCATCGCCTCGTGCCTCGCGGCCGCGGCGCGGGGCGACCTCGTGGTCGAGCTCGTCGCGGACGGCACCCACCTCGCGGCCGGGACGGTCCGCAGCGTGTTCGAGCTCGTCGGGCCGGACGCGATCGTGCTCGTCACGGACGCGATGGCAGCGGCGGGCATGGCCGACGGCACGTATCAGCTCGGTCCCATGGCGGTCACGGTCGCCGACGGCGTCGCGCGCCTCGACGACGGGACGCCCGAGGGGTCGATCGCCGGGGGGACGTTCCACCTGCTCGACGTGGTGCGCACCACGGTCGGCTTCGGCATCCCGCTGGTCGACGCGATCAAGGCGGCGTCGCTGACGCCGGCCGGTGTGCTCGGGCGAGCGGACATCGGCGCGCTGGAGGCGGGGCGACGTGCCGACGTCCTCGTGGCGGACGCGGGCCTGCACCCGGTCGTCGTGTGGCGCGGGGGAGCGCTGGTCACCGACTGA
- a CDS encoding DUF1990 family protein, with product MTQSRTTYPEVGATRSAELPAGYAHLRLRHRISERPYSVAELGRLGELLLTWQVHARARVQIVTSAPVAEVGGLVTTRLGLGPVRLSEPCEIVWVEREEQRIGFGYGTLPGHVFVGEESFVLERDAAGDVWFVVDVFSNPAARWVRALRPLVPIFQRLYIAHLARAARRLARDL from the coding sequence ATGACGCAGTCCCGCACGACCTACCCCGAGGTGGGAGCCACCCGCTCCGCCGAGCTGCCGGCGGGGTACGCCCACCTGCGCCTGCGACACCGGATCTCGGAGAGGCCCTACTCGGTCGCCGAGCTCGGTCGCCTCGGCGAGCTGCTCCTGACCTGGCAGGTGCACGCTCGGGCGCGCGTGCAGATCGTGACCTCGGCGCCCGTCGCCGAGGTCGGCGGGCTCGTGACGACGCGGCTGGGCCTGGGGCCCGTCCGGCTGAGCGAACCGTGCGAGATCGTGTGGGTCGAGCGGGAGGAGCAGCGGATCGGCTTCGGGTACGGGACCCTGCCGGGGCACGTGTTCGTGGGGGAGGAGTCGTTCGTGCTCGAACGTGACGCGGCGGGAGACGTCTGGTTCGTCGTCGACGTCTTCAGCAATCCGGCGGCCCGGTGGGTCCGGGCGTTGCGCCCGCTCGTCCCGATCTTCCAACGCCTGTACATCGCGCATCTCGCACGGGCTGCGCGTCGGCTGGCGCGAGACCTCTGA
- a CDS encoding YndJ family protein yields the protein MSPATAVLVDLVVAFGLVVILPLGLSLLGSRTVPGAGSAWWPAAGAVTAAGAWLPGGPLAQASTVPFLGGSAVLLVAAVRVLLGPTAPRRPEVRLAVGVALVMPGVGAAAMLADRGGWGLLGFSGTYLTLTVPHMLFAGFAAALVAGLTVTLDDPVDGPRGRPAAARLGAVGVPTGTAAVLVGYFVGNTVELLGALVLTAALWSTAWAVVGVPAGRGARMLLTAGSLAVGASMLLAVWWAVGELTGVPHPSIGQMAATHGVANALGFSLCTMLGLRLARAGADPGRRAPAMQEDDRTTHRPSRSPGRRQA from the coding sequence GTGAGCCCCGCGACCGCGGTCCTCGTGGACCTCGTGGTGGCCTTCGGGCTCGTGGTGATCCTCCCGCTGGGGCTGTCCCTGCTCGGGTCGCGCACGGTGCCGGGGGCGGGCAGCGCGTGGTGGCCCGCTGCGGGTGCGGTCACGGCCGCGGGAGCCTGGCTCCCGGGGGGTCCGCTCGCGCAGGCGTCGACCGTCCCGTTCCTCGGCGGATCGGCGGTCCTGCTCGTCGCTGCGGTGCGCGTCCTCCTCGGCCCGACGGCGCCTCGACGGCCCGAGGTGCGGCTCGCCGTCGGCGTCGCTCTCGTCATGCCGGGGGTCGGTGCCGCCGCGATGCTGGCCGACCGCGGGGGATGGGGGCTCCTCGGGTTCTCGGGGACCTACCTGACGCTGACCGTGCCGCACATGCTCTTCGCGGGTTTCGCGGCGGCGCTCGTCGCGGGCCTGACGGTCACGCTCGACGACCCCGTCGACGGACCACGTGGCAGGCCGGCCGCCGCGCGCCTCGGGGCGGTCGGGGTGCCGACGGGTACCGCGGCGGTCCTCGTCGGGTACTTCGTCGGCAACACGGTCGAGCTGCTCGGCGCGCTCGTGCTCACCGCTGCGCTCTGGAGCACCGCGTGGGCCGTGGTGGGCGTCCCGGCCGGGCGAGGCGCAAGGATGCTTCTCACCGCAGGGTCGCTCGCCGTCGGAGCCTCGATGCTGCTCGCGGTCTGGTGGGCGGTCGGTGAGCTCACGGGCGTGCCGCACCCGAGCATCGGGCAGATGGCCGCGACGCACGGTGTCGCGAACGCGCTCGGGTTCTCGCTGTGCACCATGCTCGGACTGCGGCTCGCCCGGGCGGGGGCGGATCCGGGGCGTCGCGCTCCGGCGATGCAAGAAGACGACCGCACGACACACAGACCTAGCAGGAGCCCAGGACGGAGACAGGCATGA
- a CDS encoding TetR/AcrR family transcriptional regulator, whose protein sequence is MTVPATPERPQSATAKSAQTRAKVLEAALSLLREQGYEATTMRAIAAAAGVSTGNAYYYFPSKDHLVQELYVEVQRAHRRAADEVLAQGGTLAERLRRVLDAAIDVFTPYHSFGAEFVSVAIRPGAAANPFSEASRESRELSLAIFEDVVAGASPAVPAALRARLPELLWLAHLGVTLFWVQDSSSGTARTRRLVAGASPIVGTLVRLSRLPVARTVVDDVLRLTASLKA, encoded by the coding sequence GTGACGGTACCGGCGACGCCAGAGCGCCCGCAGTCCGCCACCGCCAAGTCCGCGCAGACCCGCGCGAAGGTCCTGGAGGCTGCTCTCTCGTTGCTGCGCGAGCAGGGCTACGAGGCCACGACCATGCGGGCCATCGCCGCCGCGGCAGGCGTGAGCACGGGCAACGCCTACTACTACTTCCCGTCCAAGGACCACCTGGTCCAGGAGCTGTACGTCGAGGTGCAGCGGGCGCACCGCCGCGCAGCGGACGAGGTCCTCGCGCAGGGCGGGACGCTCGCCGAGCGGTTGCGCCGAGTGCTCGACGCGGCGATCGACGTCTTCACGCCGTACCACTCGTTCGGCGCCGAGTTCGTCTCGGTCGCGATCCGGCCGGGTGCCGCGGCCAACCCGTTCAGCGAGGCCTCGCGCGAGTCCCGGGAGCTCTCGCTCGCGATCTTCGAGGACGTCGTCGCCGGCGCCTCGCCCGCGGTGCCCGCCGCGCTGCGTGCCCGGCTCCCCGAGCTGCTGTGGCTCGCGCACCTCGGGGTGACCCTCTTCTGGGTCCAGGACTCGTCGTCGGGCACGGCGCGGACGCGACGCCTCGTCGCGGGGGCGAGCCCGATCGTCGGGACGCTCGTCCGGCTCTCTCGCCTCCCGGTGGCGCGCACCGTCGTCGACGACGTCCTGCGCCTGACCGCCTCGCTGAAGGCCTGA